One part of the Solanum dulcamara chromosome 8, daSolDulc1.2, whole genome shotgun sequence genome encodes these proteins:
- the LOC129899431 gene encoding subtilisin inhibitor-like has product MSEDSKKQPDELPKESSPAPLPILDRSSPPGGKMSWPELLGVTAVEAERKIKEEKPELKIHIIPPNSMVTMDYRLDRVRLFVDESGKVAQEPRLG; this is encoded by the exons ATGTCAGAGGATTCAAAGAAGCAACCTGATGAACTTCCTAAAGAATCATCACCAGCCCCATTACCCATTCTTG ATCGGAGTAGCCCACCAGGTGGGAAAATGTCATGGCCAGAATTACTAGGAGTGACAGCAGTGGAAGCAGAGAGGAAGATAAAAGAGGAGAAACCAGAACTGAAGATACATATAATTCCACCTAATTCCATGGTGACTATGGATTACCGTTTAGACCGTGTTCGTCTCTTTGTTGATGAATCTGGAAAAGTTGCTCAAGAGCCTAGACTTGGCTAA